DNA from Kitasatospora acidiphila:
GCCCCACCGCCACTCGTCACCCGGCTCGGCCGGAGCAACGTCGAGCTCGACGATCTCCACCAGCTCCCCCAGGCACCGCAGCAGCAGCTGCCGTCCGTCCTCTGCGACGCCGGCGGCCGTTCCGTTCCCGTCCACCGATACCCACCCCTCCCCTGTAGCAGAGCCGCGCGGAATGCTTCCACAATCGGATGAGACTGGAGGAGGGCACGACTCTGCTGAAACGGCTCCCACTCCGGCAGGCACCGCTTCCGGAAACGCCGAGCGCCCCGGCACCATGATGGCGGGGGCGCTCCTGACAGCTGGTCATACTTCCTGTGAGCTGCGGCCCGCACCCAGGAGTTGAGCGCCTGACTACAGACCTGCCTCATCCAGCAGCAGGTACAGCACACCGACCAGCGATCCGCTGCTGACGATGAGGAATGTCTCCGCAGCCCGATGAGGTTGGATACGAGCATGGCCTCTCGTGCACGTGTCCGCGCCCCCGAACTGATCGGCAAGGGCGGTTGGCTCAATACCGGCGGCAAGGATCTGACCCTGGCGGATCTCCGGGGCAAGATCGTCATCGCTGATTTCTGGACCTTTTGCTGCATCAACTGTCTGCACGTCCTGGACGAGCTGCGTGAGTTGGAGGAGAAGCACCGCGACACGGTGGTGATCGTCGGGGTGCACTCGCCGAAGTTCGTGCATGAGGCGGACCACCAGGCCGTGGTGGACGCGGTGGCGCGGTACGAGGTGGCGCATCCGGTGTTGGACGATCCGGAGTTGGCGACCTGGAAGCAGTACGCGGTGCGGGCGTGGCCGACGCTGGTGGTGATCGATCCCGAGGGGTACGTGGTCGCGCAGCACGCCGGGGAGGGGCATGCGCACGCGATCGAGCGGCTGGTCGAGGAGCTGGAGGAGGAGCACGCGGCGAAGGGGACGCTGCGGCGCGGCGACGGGCCCTATGTGCCGCCGGAGCCGGTGGCGGGGGCGCTGAAGTTCCCCGGCAAGGCGGTGCGGCTGCCCGGTGGGGGCTTCCTGGTGGCCGACGCGGGGCACCACTCGCTGGTCGAGCTGGCCGAGGACGGCGAGACCGTGGTGCGCCGGATCGGCGACGGCGAGCGCGGCCTGGTCGACGGCGTCTCGCCCCGGTTCAGTGAGCCGCAGGGCCTGGCGCTGGTGTCGGAGGGCCTGGGGCTGGGCTATGACGTGGTGGTCGCCGACACGGTGAACCACGCGCTGCGCGGGGTCCGGCTGGCCGACGGCTCGGTGACCACGCTGGCGGGCACCGGGCGGCAGTGGTGGCAGGGCTCGCCGACCAGTGGCCCGGCGACCGAGGTGGACCTCTCCTCGCCGTGGGACGTCGCCTTCTTCGACGACCGGGTGTGGATCGCGATGGCCGGGGTGCACCAGCTGTGGGCGTTCGACCCGGCCGCCGGCACGGTCGCCGTCGCGGCCGGCACCACCAACGAGGGCCTGGTGGACGGTCCGGTGGCGGAGGCCTGGTTCGCCCAGCCCTCCGGCCTGGCGGTCTCCCCGGACGGCTCCACGCTCTGGGTGGCGGACAGCGAGACCTCGGCGGTCCGCTACGTTTCACGTGAAACCAAGCAGGTGCACAGCGTGGTCGGCACCGGCCTGTTCGACTTCGGCCACCGGGACGGCGCGGCCGAGCAGGCGCTGCTGCAGCACCCGCTGGGCGTCACCGTGCTGCCCGACGGCTCGGTGGCGATCGCCGACACCTACAACCACGCGCTGCGCCGCTACAACCCGGCGACCGGCGAGGTCAGCACCCTCGCCACCGACCTGCGCGAGCCGTCCGGCGCGGTGCTGGTCGGCGAGGACATCGTGGTGGTGGAATCGGCCCGGCACCGGCTGACCCGGCTGCGGCTGCCCGAGGAGGCGGTGCAGGTGGAGTCGGTGGCGCACCGGACCCAGCGCGCCGCCACCGAGGTGGCCCCCGGCGCGCTCCGGCTCGACGTGGTGTTCACCGCGCCGACCGGCCAGAAGCTGGACGAGCGCTACGGCCCGTCGACCCGGCTGCTGGTCAGCGCCACCCCGCCGGAGCTGCTGGTCTCGGGCGCGGGTGCGGACAGCGCGCTCTCCCGCGAGCTGGTGCTCTCCGCCGAGGTGACGGAGGGCGTGCTGCACGTCTCCGCGATGGCTGCCTCCTGCGACGACGACCCGGAGATCGAGTACCCGGCCTGCCACGTGCACCAGCAGGACTGGGGTGTGCCGGTGAAGCTGGTCGCGGGCGGTGCCACCCGGCTGCCGCTGGTGCTGGCCGGCATGGAGTAGCGGGACGGGTCAGGGCCGACCCGCCCGCGGGCCGGCCCTGAACGAGCCTCAGCCCTCCAGGAAGGCCTTGATCGCCGAGGCCAGCAGGAACGCGTCGTCGGCGCCGCACAGCTCGCGGGCCGAGTGCATGGAGAGCGCGGCGATGCCGCAGTCCACCGTGGTGATGCCGAGCCGGGCCGCGGTGATCGGGCCGATGGTGGTGCCGCAGGGCACCGTGTTGTTGGAGACGAAGGTCTGCCAGGGCACTCCGGCCCGCTCGCAGGCGGCCGCGAAGACGGCCCGGCCGACCCCGTCGGTGGCGTAGCGGTTGTTGACGTTGACCTTGAGGATCGGGCCGCCGTTGGGCGCCGGCTGGTGGCCGGGCTCGTGCTTCTCGGGGTAGTTGGGGTGCACCGCGTGCCCCATGTCGGAGGAGAGGCAGACGGTGCCGGCCAGCGCCCGGGCCCGGTCCTCCTCGTTGCCGCCGCGGCTGGACACGCTGCGCTCCAGCACCCGGCCGAGCAGCGGGCCCTGGGCGCCGGTGTCCGACTCGCTGCCGGTCTCCTCGTGGTCGAAGGCGGCCATCACCGGGATGTAGGGCAGCTCGTCGGCGCCGTCGGCGGTGGCCACGGCGGCCAGCGCGGCGGCCGAGGCGTGCACCGAGAGCAGGTTGTCCAGGCGCGGGCCGGCCAGCAGCTCGCGGTCCCGGCCGAGGTACGACGGCGGCTGGACGTCATGGGTCATCAGGTCCCAGCCGAGCACCTGGTCCGCGTCCAGCCCGGCGCGCTCCGCGACGTAGCGCAGCAGGGATCCCTCGTCGACCGAGCCCAGGCCCCAGATCGGCGTGAGGTGGCGCTGCCGGTCCAGCTTCAGCCCGTCGTTCACCTGCCGGTCCAGGTGGATCGCCAGCTGCGGCACCCGCAGCAGCGGCTCGTCCAGCTGCACCAGCCGCGTCGACCCGTCACGCAGTACCAGGCGCCCGGAGATCCCCAGGTCCCGGTCCAGCCAGGTGTTCAGCGGCACACCGCCGTAGATCTCCACGGCCACCTGCCGCCAGCCGACCGACCCGGTGTCCGGCACCGGCTTGACCCGCAGGTTCGGGGAGTCGGTGTGGCTGCCGACGATCCGGAACGGCGTGGCCGGCCCGGCGCTGCGCGGCACGTACCAGGCGATCAGCGCGCCGCCCCGGATGACGTACCGGCCGCCGACCGCGCCGTCCCACGCGTCGGCCTCGGCGATCTGCCGGAAGCCCGCCTTCTCCAGCCGCTCGGCGGCACCCGCCACGGCGTGGTACGGCGACGGGGCGGCGGCCAGATACGCGATCAAGTCGTCGGTATGAGTCCGGTTGAAGAAGACCGAGCGGTCGGCGGTCGACATGCTGCTCCTGGTTCGAGGGATGCCGGAGAGCCGGCGGTACGGGGCTGCCCTCCCTGAGCATATGCCCGTACACCGACAGATAGATCAGGATCAGCTCCACGATCCTGCTGCTGACCGGCCCACCAACCGCCGTCGCTTCCTCCGTCAAACCTCCCGCATCGTCCCGCCCGGCCTCGCCCCGGCTCACATCGCGGCCTGCTCCAGACAGGTCGCGTCGTCGCCCTCGGCTCCCAGCGCGGTGATCAGTCGTCGCACGTTGCTGCGGCGCGGCCTGGTCCGCCCGCGTTCCAGGTCCCCGATCGACCGCACGGTCAGGCCTGACCGCTCCGCCAGCCGTTCCTGGCTGAGTTCGGCCTGCTTCCGCAGCTCGCGCAGTAACTCCCGAAGCTCCGGTCATGTTGTTGACGCATCGAACGTCCCCCCAACCAGGATCTGATCCCAATGCAGCATCACTGTACGCACGGGATCGATTCCCGGAAGGATCTTTCATTCAACGATCTTCCGCGGAGCTCCGAGCCACTGGTCAGCGGCCCGAGCGGGGACGGCAACCCGGGCCAGGGCCTGACCGTGCTCGCGACCACCCCGGGGGCCGTGCGGGCGATGGCTCCCCGGCTGACCGCCGGCGTCGCCCTGGACCCGTACATGGAGCGCACCCACCAGCCGGTCGCGCTGCTGAGCGCGGCGGCGGCCGGCCGACTGGGGGTCACCCGGCTGGACGCGCAGCCGGCGGTGTTCATCGACGGGCTGCCGTACACGGTGGTCGGGATCTTCGACCAGGTGCAGCGCGAGCCGGGGGCCCTGCTGGGCGTGCTGATCCCGAGCAGCACCGCGCTGGACCGGTTCGGCGACCCCGGCACCACGCCCGACCAGGCCGCCCAGGCCCTGGTCGCCACCCGGGTGGGCGCGGCCCCGGTGGTCGCCCGGCAGCTGGCGGTGGCGCTGCGCCCCGACCGTCCGAAGGCGTTCGCCGTGACCGCCCCGCCCGACCCGCACAGCCTGCGCGACCACGTCACCACCGACCTGAGCGGGCTCTTCCTGGCGCTGGCCGGGATCTGCCTGCTGGTCGGCACGGTCGGGATCGCCAACACCACGCTGGTGGCGGTGCTGGAACGGACCGAGGAGATCGGGCTGCGCCGGGCACTGGGGGCCAGGACCAGGCATGTGGCCGCCCAGTTCCTCGCCGAGTCGACTGCGCTCGGCACCCTCGGCGGGCTGATCGGGACCAGTCTGGGCGTGCTGACCGTGCTGGCCGTGGCCGCCGCCCGGGACTGGACGGCGGTGCTCTCCCCCGCCACCACCCTGCCCGCACCGCTCATCGGCTCGCTGGTGGGCCTGCTGGCCGGCCTCTATCCGTCGCTGCGTGCGGCGCGGATCGACCCGCTGAAGGCGCTGCGCACGGGCTGAACAGCACTGTGGGGCCCGCGGTGTGCGGGCCCCACAGTGCTGAGGGTGGGTCAGGCGGTCAGTGTCAGACTGCTCAGAAGGCGTCCTCGGCCAGCTCCATGACGTCCAGGTCGATGCCCTCGGCGATCAGCCGCTGCGAGGCGACGGTCGGCAGGATGTTGCGGGCGAAGAACCGGGCGCCGGCCACCTTGCCCTGGTAGAAGGCGAGGTCCTTGCCGGTGGCGCCGGCCTCGATCTTGGCGAGCGCCACGACGGCCTGGCGCAGCAGCAGCCAGCCGACCACCACGTCGCCGGAGACCATCAGCAGGCGGGTGGTGTTGAGGCCCACCTTGTACATGTTCTTGACGTCCTGCTCGACCGAGGAGAGGTCGGCCAGCAGCTTGCCGACGATCGCCTCCAGGTCGCCGGCCGCCTTGGCCAGGAACTCGCGCTCGGCGGCGAGCGCCTCGCCGCCCTCGCCGGCCGCCAGGAACTTCTGGATCTGCTCGGAGACCGCGGTCAGCGCCTGGCCGCCGTCCTTCACGATCTTGCGGAAGAAGTAGTCCTGGCCCTGGATCGCCGTGGTGCCCTCGTAGAGGGTGTCGATCTTGGCGTCCCGGATGTACTGCTCGATCGGGTACTCCTGCAGGTAGCCGGAGCCGCCGAAGGTCTGCAGCGACTGGGCCAGCTGCTCGTAGGACTTCTCGGAGCCGTAGCCCTTGACGATCGGCAGCAGCAGGTCGTTCAGGCGCTCGGCGGCCTCGTCCTTCTCACCGCGCAGGCGGGCGGCGGCCATGTCGTCCTGCACCGAGGCGGTGTAGAGGACCAGGGCGCGCATGCCCTCGGCGTAGGCCTTCTGGGTGAGCAGCGAGCGGCGCACGTCCGGGTGGTGCGTGATGGTGACGCGCGGCGCGGTCTTGTCCAGGAAGTTGGCGATGTCGGCGCCCTGGACGCGCTGCTTGGCGTAGTCCAGCGCGTTCAGGTAGCCGGTGGAGAGGGTGGCGATGGCCTTCGTGCCGACCATCATGCGGGCGAACTCGATGATCTTGAACATCTGGCGGATGCCGTCGATCTTCTCGCCGACCAGCCAGCCCTTGGCCGGGTGCTTGGCGCCGAAGGTCATCTCGCAGGTGTTCGAGGCCTTGAGGCCCATCTTGTGCTCGACGTTGGTGGCGTAGACGCCGTTGCGCTCGCCCAGCTCGCCGGTCTCCCAGTCGAAGTCGAACTTGGGGACGATGTAGAGGCCCAGGCCCTTGGTGCCCGGCTTGCCGCCCTCGGGGCGGGCCAGCACCAGGTGGATGATGTTCTCGGCCATGTCGTGCTCACCGGAGGTGATGAAGCGCTTCACGCCCTCGATGTGCCAGGAGCCGTCCTCCTGCTTGATCGCCTTGGTGCGGCCGGCGCCCACGTCGGAGCCCGCGTCGGGCTCGGTGAGGACCATGGTCGAGCCCCACAGGCGGTCGGTCATCCGCTGGGCGACCTTCAGCTGCTCCTCGGTGCCCTCGTCGGCGATGACACCGGCGAAGGCCGGGCCGGAGGAGTACATCCAGATGGCCGGGTTGGAGCCCAGGATCTGCTCGGCGAAGGCCCAGATCAGCGAGTTCGGGGTGACCTGGCCGCCGATCGACTCCGGGATGCCCAGGCGCCACCACTCGGCGTCCATGAAGGTCTGGTAGCTCTTCTTGAAGCTGGCCGGGATCGGCGCGGTGTTGGTCTCCGGGTCGAAGACCGGCGGGTTGCGGTCGGCGTCCTCGAAGGAGGCGGCGAGGTCGTTCTCGGCCAGCCGGGAGATCTCGCTGAGGATGTTCTTCGCGGTGTCGACGTCCATGTCGGCGAACGGACCGGTGCCGTACACCTGGTCGCGGCCGAGCACCTCGAAGAGGTTGAACTCCACGTCCCGCAGGTTGGACTTGTAGTGACCCATCGCCGTTTCTCCGGTTCGTCGCTCAGGGTGCGCCATCACGCGCCCCTACCCGCCAGTAAACCCCATGATGCTACCGGTTAGTAACTTGTACAAGCCCCCAGCCGCCAATACCGCGTGAAGGGCATCACGTCGTTCCATCCCGCGATACCCGCACCGAGCCGATCGAATGCCTACCCGACAGTCGTCTCGTAGTCGCCTCCCCACAGGACCATCCCAGGCCACGTTGTCCGATTCGGCCGCCGCACAAGGACTCTCCGGCCCGCTAGCCTGTCCGTGTGTACGGCTACGAGCAGAGCGCCAGCGGCGGCTACCCGGGCGACCCCTACCAGCAGGCGGGCCAGCAGGGCATGGGCGGCGGGTACGGACAGCAGGGGTACGGCGCGCAGGCCGGCCCCGGCATGGCCGCCGGAGGATACGGCGACCAGGCGCAGTCCGCCGGCCAGTCGCTCTACCCCGAACCCTCGCCGCCCTCGCTCGCCGACGCGGTGCGCGCCTTCACCACCGGCTCGATGCCGGTCGAGGACTTCCAGGCGATCTTCATCACCTCCAAGGTGCACTGCCCGCGCGGCGACCGCCCCGGCTTCCTGGCGCTGCACAACACGCCCACCCCGGTGATCCCGATGTTCAGCTCGCTCAAGGAGCTGCGCCGGTACGCGGGCAAGGAGTCCAAGTACTTCACCGTCTCCGGCGCCGAGGTGCTGGACCTGCTGCCGACCGGCTACGGCTTCGCGCTCGACATGGAGGGCGAGCACCGGATGGTGTTCGACGCCAAGGCCGTGGAGCAGATGGTGGACTTCACCATGCGGCGGATGTACGGCTGAGGCCGCCGCCGGGCCGCCTCGAAACCACCGGGTCCACCCTGAGAGGGTGGACCTTCCGCATTTAGTTCAAGTTTCAACTTGCTACTTGTTGATTGTTGAACTAACCTGGCGGACGTAGGCCACAGCGCCCCGATCCAGCAGGAGGCCGACATGCCAGCCGTGACCGTAGAGAACCCGCTCGTCCTGCCGCGCATCGCGGCTCCCGCCGAAGCTGCCACGCCCCGCCCCGCGCTGGCCGTCTCCACTGCCATCGAGGGCTTCGAGGGCGAGGGCTTCCCCGTCCGCCGGGCGTTCGCCAAGATCAACCAGAAGTACCTCGACCCGTTCATCATGATGGACCAGATGGGCGAGGTGGATTACGCGGCCGGCGAGCCGAAGGGGACCCCCTGGCACCCGCACCGCGGCTTCGAGACCGTCACCTACATCATCGACGGCACCTTCGTGCACCAGGACTCGCACGGCGGCGGCGGCGTGATCACCGACGGCGACACCCAGTGGATGACGGCCGGCTCCGGCCTGCTGCACATCGAGACCCCGCCGGAGTCCCTGGTGCTGTCCGGCGGCCTCTTCCACGGGCTGCAGCTCTGGGTGAACCTGCCGGCCTCCGACAAGATGATCGCGCCCAAGTACCAGGACATCCGCGGCGGCAGCGTCAAGCTGCTCGCCTCCCCGGACGGCGGCGCGCTGGTCCGGCTGATCGCCGGTGAGATCGGCGGCCACCAGGGCCCCGGCGCCACCCACACCCCGATCACCATGATCCACGTCTCGGTGAACCCGGGCGCCCAGGTCACCCTGCCCTGGCGCGCCGACTTCAACGCACTCGCCTACGGCCTGGCCGGCAGCGGCTCGGCCGGCGAGGAGCACCGCCCCTTCCACATGGGCCAGGCCGTGGTGTTCGGCGAGGGCGACACGCTCACCATCCGCGCCGACGACAAGCAGCCGGACTCCCGCAGCGCCAACTTCGAGGTGGTGCTGCTCGGCGGCCTGCCGATCCGCGAACCGGTCGCCTGGTACGGGCCGTTCGTGATGAACAGCCACACCGAGCTCCAGCAGGCCATGGACGACTTCCAGGCCGGCCGCCTCGGCACCATCCCCGCCAACCCGCACCTGCCGGGCTGACGTCAGCTCCGACGATCCGAACGGGTCGGCCTCCCCTGGAGGTCGACCCGTTCGGCGTTCTCCACGCCGCTGGTTCCGCGCCGCTGGCTTCTGCGCCGCTGGTTTCTGCGCCGCCGGCTCCGCGCTGTCGGCGCGGACGTCCGCCAGTCCGTAGAACTAATCCGCTAAATACATTAGTAGTCAGCGGCCCCTCCCTGGCAGGATCTGACGATGGGTCACCATCGCCATGACTCCGGTCGCAGTGACCCGCTCGGAATACCCTATGGGGGTATGTGGTTCACCGAGTGCAAGCAGTTCGAGGGGAAGGCGGAGCACCATGCACGCGCTACTGCACGCACTGTCCATCACCGGGTCGATGACCTGGGAGATCACCTGGGCGCTGATCCTGGGCTTCCTGCTGTCCGCCGTGGTCCAGGCGGTGGTGCGCAAGTCCACGGTGATCCGGCTGCTCGGTGACGACCGCCCCCGCACCCTGGCGATCGCCTCCGCCCTCGGCGCGGCCTCCTCGTCCTGCTCCTACGCGGCCGTCGCGCTCGCCCGCTCGCTGTTCCGCAAGGGCGCCGACTTCACCGCCGCCATGGCCTTCGAGATCGCCTCCACCAACCTGGTGGTCGAACTCGGCGTCATCCTGGCCCTGTTGATGGGATGGCAGTTCACCGCGGCGGAGTTCGTCGGCGGCCCGATCATGATCATCGCGCTGGCCGTGCTGTTCCGGCTCTTCCTGCGGGACAAGTTGCTACGCGAGGCCCGCGAGCAGGCGGACCGCGGGCTGGCCGGTTCGATGGAGGGCCACGCGGCGATGGACATGTCCGTCCAGGGCGAGGGCTCCTTCACCCGGCGGCTGTTCTCCCGCGACGGGTTCACCGCCACCGCCCATGTGTTCGTCATGGAGTGGGCCGCCATCCTCAAGGACCTGGTGATCGGCCTGCTGGTGGCCGGTGCGATCGCCGCCTGGGTGCCGGACTCCTTCTGGCAGGCGTTCTTCTTCGCCCACCACCCGCTGGCGGCCAAGCTCTGGGGACCGCTGATCGGCCCGGTGGTGGCGATGATCTCGTTCGTCTGCTCGATCGGGAACGTGCCGCTGGCGGTGGTCCTCTGGAAGGGCGGCATCAGCTTCGGCGGCGTGGTCGCGTTCATCTTCGCCGACCTGCTGATCCTGCCGATCCTGAACATCTACCGGAAGTACTACGGCCGGCGGATGGCCTACTTCCTGCTGGCCACCTTCTACGCCGCCATGGTCCTCGCCGGCTACCTGGTGGAGCTCCTCTTCGGCGGCCTCGGCCTGATCCCCGACCAGCGCGACGCCACCATCCCGATGGAGGGCATCTCCTGGAACTACACCAGCTGGCTCAACATCGCCTTCCTGCTGCTGGCCGCCGTGCTGGTGATCCGCTTCTTCCGCACCGGGGGGATGGCGATGATGCACATGATGGGCGGCGGGCCGGATGACCACGCGGGGCACGGGCACGAAGGGCACGAGGGGCACGCGGGCCACGGAGGGCACGCGGGGCACGCAGGGCATGACGGCCACGACGCGCACGAAGGGCACGGGGGGCACGAGGGCCACGGGGACCACAGCGCGCACGCGGGTCACGACCACGGTGCGCACGGGGACCACGGGGACCACCAGCACCACTGACCCGCACGCACCGCACCACGCGAAAGCGCCTGTCGGCAGGCGACCGGGGAGACGGGGCACCCGCCGACAGGCGACGTCGGTCCGGTCCACTAATGGCGGGTGAAACCGTCCGACGGGTCTGACCGGCATGGCAGACTTTGGGCAGAGAATCATCTTCTACATCTACGTAGAAATACTACGTAGATGTAGAAGATAGCGCAGAAGGCGAGAAAGTCCATGGGCGTACCCGAACCCGCCACGCCCGAGGGCCGGGCCAAGGGCGAACTGGAGGCCGCGATCCTCGCAGTCCTGCACCGGGCCGCCCCCGCCGCGCTGACCCCCGGTGAGGTGCAGGAACGCCTCACCGGACCGCTCGCCTACACCACCGTCGTCACCACCCTGTCCCGCCTGCACGGCAAGGGCCTGCTGAGACGCGAGAAGCGCGGCCGGGCCTACGCCTACACACCGGTGGCCGACGAATCCGGCCTCGCCGCCCGCCAGATGCGCAAGGTGCTGGACGGCCGCAGCGACCGCGAGGCGGTGCTCACCCACTTCGTCGACGAGCTGTCCGACGACGACGAGGAGCTGCTGCGCCGGCTGCTGGACCTCGGCGGCTAGGGGAGCTCCAGCACGTGCACGTCGCCGTCTACCTACCGCTGCTCTTCCCGTTCCTGGCCGCTCTGGTCGCCCGCCCCGTCGGCGAGCGCCTGCCACCCCGCCGGGCCACCTGGCTGCTGACCGCCGGCGCCCTGGTGCTCGCCACCGCCAGCACCGCGGCCCTGGGCATGCTCGCCGTCACCGGACTGATCCGGTTCCCGCTGCTCGCCCGGCTCCCCCACCACCACTGGTCGGCGCTCGCCGCCCAGCACCACGACCCCGCCCCGTTCTCCACCGCCCTGCTCGCCGGCACCCTGGCCGCCGCCGTGACCGTGCTCGCCGGCCGGATGCTCTGGCGGCGCGCCCGCACCCTGGCCCAGGCGGCGACCGATGCCGCTTGCCTGCCCGGCCGCGACCAGCTGGTCGTCCTCGACGACCCCACCGCCGAGGCCTATGCGATCCCCGGCCGCCCCGGCCGGATCGTGATCTCCACCGGCATGCTGGCGGCCCTCGACCCGGCCGAACACCAGATCCTGCTGGCCCACGAGCGCGCCCACCTGACCCACCGCCACCACCTCTTCGTGGCCTGCGCCCAACTGGCGGCCGCCGCCAACCCGTTGCTGCGCCCGCTGGCCCACACCGTCGGCTACACCGTCGAACGCTGGGCCGACGAGACCGCGGGGGCGGCGGTCGGCGACCGCGCCCGCGTCGCCCGCGCCATCGGCAAGGCCGCCCTCGCCACCCGCCGCACCGCCGATGCTCCTGGCCGCCGCCCCGCCGCCGCCCTGGGCATCATGGGCCGCCTGCGCCCCGCCCCGCTCCCGGGCCCCGTCCCCCGCCGCGTCACCGCCCTGCTCGCCCCGGCGCCGCGCCGCCATACCTGGTCGGCGCTGGCACTTGGGGCATTGGCGGTGGCCGCGGCACTCTGCGCGCTGGAGGCCGGGCTCGACCTGGACGCCCTGCTCGACTTCGTCAAACGAGCGGCCCCGGCGGCGGCACCCACTGACCCACCGCTGCCGCCAAACGCCAACTCCCGCCACGGCCACCGGAGCTCAGGTCCTACGCCCCCTGCAGCCGCGCGCCGCCGTCCACGATCAGGCTGATCCCCGTCGTGTAGGTGTTCTCCACCAGGAACGCGATCGCGTGCGCCACCTCCGCCGGCGTGCCGATCCGCTTCAGCGGCAGCGCGGCGGCGGAGGCGTCGAGGACGGCGGCGCGGGCGTCACCCGGCAGCCAGTCCCACCAGTCCGTGTCGATGCCGCCCGGGGAGACGGCGTTGACCCGGCGCGGGGCGAGTTCGGCGGCCAGCGCCCGGGCCGCTGCCTCGACTCCCGCGTTGACGGCGGCGATGGCGGCCGTACCGGGCATGCCGACGTGGGCGGTGATGGCGCCGACCAGGGTGATCGAGCCGTCGGCGCGCAGGGTGGGCAGGGCGGCCTGCACGGCGAGCAGGTGGGCGGCCAGCTTGCCGTCGGTCAGGGCGGCCAGCTGGTCGCGCCGCAGGTCGGCGATCGGCCCGACGCCGCCGTGCGGGGCGACGGTGACCACCAGGTGGTCGAACTCGCCGAGGGCGGCGAAGAATTCGGCGAGGTCAGCGGCCGACGAGGCGTCGACCGGGCGGCCCTCGGCGGCGCCGCCCAGCCGCTCCAGCGCCGTGGCCAGGCGCTGCTCGTCGCGGCCTGCGATCACCACGCGGTGACCGTCCTTCACGAAGTGCTCGGCTGCGGCCAGGCCGATGCCCGCAGTGCCGCCGATGATCACGATGCGTTCCGACACGAGTGTCACTCCCCCAGATGTTCCACTGCTCTTTCGAGTCACTGTGCCTCATTTATATTTCGAGGCACCCTGTCTTGTAAAGTGGAGGGCATGACGGACGGATCGCGCGGTCGCCCGCGCAGCAACGAAGCCCGGCAGGCGATCCTGACGGCGGCCCTGGCACTGGCAGAGCGGGACGGATACACGGCGGTCACCATGAAGGGCATCGCCGAGGCGGCCGGCGTGGGCCGGGCCACCGTCTACCGCTGGTGGCCCACCCGGGCGGCGG
Protein-coding regions in this window:
- a CDS encoding SDR family oxidoreductase, producing the protein MSERIVIIGGTAGIGLAAAEHFVKDGHRVVIAGRDEQRLATALERLGGAAEGRPVDASSAADLAEFFAALGEFDHLVVTVAPHGGVGPIADLRRDQLAALTDGKLAAHLLAVQAALPTLRADGSITLVGAITAHVGMPGTAAIAAVNAGVEAAARALAAELAPRRVNAVSPGGIDTDWWDWLPGDARAAVLDASAAALPLKRIGTPAEVAHAIAFLVENTYTTGISLIVDGGARLQGA
- a CDS encoding BlaI/MecI/CopY family transcriptional regulator — translated: MGVPEPATPEGRAKGELEAAILAVLHRAAPAALTPGEVQERLTGPLAYTTVVTTLSRLHGKGLLRREKRGRAYAYTPVADESGLAARQMRKVLDGRSDREAVLTHFVDELSDDDEELLRRLLDLGG
- a CDS encoding M56 family metallopeptidase — its product is MHVAVYLPLLFPFLAALVARPVGERLPPRRATWLLTAGALVLATASTAALGMLAVTGLIRFPLLARLPHHHWSALAAQHHDPAPFSTALLAGTLAAAVTVLAGRMLWRRARTLAQAATDAACLPGRDQLVVLDDPTAEAYAIPGRPGRIVISTGMLAALDPAEHQILLAHERAHLTHRHHLFVACAQLAAAANPLLRPLAHTVGYTVERWADETAGAAVGDRARVARAIGKAALATRRTADAPGRRPAAALGIMGRLRPAPLPGPVPRRVTALLAPAPRRHTWSALALGALAVAAALCALEAGLDLDALLDFVKRAAPAAAPTDPPLPPNANSRHGHRSSGPTPPAAARRRPRSG
- a CDS encoding permease, with the protein product MHALLHALSITGSMTWEITWALILGFLLSAVVQAVVRKSTVIRLLGDDRPRTLAIASALGAASSSCSYAAVALARSLFRKGADFTAAMAFEIASTNLVVELGVILALLMGWQFTAAEFVGGPIMIIALAVLFRLFLRDKLLREAREQADRGLAGSMEGHAAMDMSVQGEGSFTRRLFSRDGFTATAHVFVMEWAAILKDLVIGLLVAGAIAAWVPDSFWQAFFFAHHPLAAKLWGPLIGPVVAMISFVCSIGNVPLAVVLWKGGISFGGVVAFIFADLLILPILNIYRKYYGRRMAYFLLATFYAAMVLAGYLVELLFGGLGLIPDQRDATIPMEGISWNYTSWLNIAFLLLAAVLVIRFFRTGGMAMMHMMGGGPDDHAGHGHEGHEGHAGHGGHAGHAGHDGHDAHEGHGGHEGHGDHSAHAGHDHGAHGDHGDHQHH